A genomic window from Micromonospora sp. WMMA1947 includes:
- a CDS encoding ABC transporter permease — protein sequence MTATVNPARRPSLAGDGLTLTGRALAHWRREPGPLIGSLGFDILMVLMFAYLFGGALQVPGGGSYREFLMPGMFAMTMVFGISMTTMAVSADLDRGVTDRLRCMPVSRLAPLLGRAVADLMFAVVTLAVMLLVGLAVGWRARGDLGDTLAAFGLILLLRFALVWVGIFLGLTVKGQSAVTAVQTLEFPLGFLSSAFVAPSTMPAWLGAVAEWNPLSATVGATRELFGNPGWGGDSWVAAHHPLLAVLWPLALVAVFLPLSLRRYRALSR from the coding sequence GTGACCGCGACGGTGAACCCGGCCCGGCGTCCGTCCCTGGCCGGTGACGGCCTGACGCTCACCGGGCGTGCGCTGGCGCACTGGCGGCGCGAGCCCGGGCCGCTGATCGGCTCGCTGGGCTTCGACATCCTGATGGTGCTGATGTTCGCGTACCTGTTCGGCGGCGCGCTCCAGGTGCCGGGCGGCGGCAGCTACCGGGAGTTCCTGATGCCCGGCATGTTCGCCATGACCATGGTCTTCGGCATCAGCATGACCACCATGGCGGTCTCGGCGGACCTGGACCGGGGCGTCACCGACCGGCTGCGGTGCATGCCGGTGTCGCGGCTGGCGCCGCTGCTCGGCCGCGCTGTGGCCGACCTGATGTTCGCGGTGGTGACGCTCGCCGTCATGCTGCTCGTCGGCCTGGCCGTCGGCTGGCGGGCGCGCGGCGACCTGGGCGACACGCTCGCCGCGTTCGGGCTGATCCTGCTGCTGCGGTTCGCGCTGGTCTGGGTGGGCATTTTCCTCGGCCTGACGGTGAAGGGGCAGAGCGCGGTCACCGCCGTGCAGACGCTGGAGTTCCCGCTCGGCTTCCTGTCCAGCGCGTTCGTGGCGCCGTCCACGATGCCCGCGTGGCTGGGCGCGGTCGCCGAGTGGAATCCGCTGTCCGCCACGGTCGGCGCCACCCGGGAGCTGTTCGGCAACCCCGGCTGGGGCGGCGACTCGTGGGTGGCGGCGCATCACCCGCTGCTGGCGGTGCTCTGGCCGCTGGCGCTGGTCGCGGTGTTCCTGCCGCTGTCGCTGCGCCGCTACCGGGCGCTGAGCCGCTGA
- a CDS encoding ABC transporter ATP-binding protein, with the protein MHPPLALHAERLTKRYGRRTALADCDLSVPRGHVVGLVGPNGAGKSTLLQLACGLIAPTSGSLTVLGSPPAADAAHLARVGFVAQDTPVYASLTVAEHLRMGAWLNPSWDAALAGRRIDEVGLDPAQKAGRLSGGQRAQLALALAAAKRPELLILDEPAAALDPLARREFMHGLAGFVRELGAGAVLSSHLLGDVAQVCDHLVVLCAARVQVAGPVPDLLATHHRTAAAPAGAEVVWAEPGRVVVRGPAVRDGAPVTLEELVLAYLSRAAARPAVTR; encoded by the coding sequence ATGCATCCACCACTCGCCCTGCACGCCGAGCGGCTGACCAAACGGTACGGCCGCCGCACCGCGCTTGCCGACTGCGACCTGAGCGTCCCGCGCGGGCACGTGGTCGGCCTGGTCGGCCCCAACGGCGCCGGCAAGTCCACGCTGCTGCAACTGGCCTGTGGGCTGATCGCACCCACCTCGGGTTCGCTGACGGTGCTCGGCTCGCCGCCGGCCGCCGACGCCGCGCACCTGGCCCGGGTCGGTTTCGTCGCCCAGGACACACCGGTCTACGCCTCCCTCACCGTCGCCGAGCACCTGCGGATGGGCGCGTGGCTCAACCCGTCCTGGGACGCGGCGCTGGCCGGGCGGCGGATCGACGAGGTGGGCCTCGATCCGGCGCAGAAGGCGGGCCGGCTCTCCGGCGGCCAGCGCGCGCAACTGGCTCTCGCGCTGGCCGCCGCGAAGCGTCCCGAGCTGCTGATCCTCGACGAGCCGGCCGCCGCGCTGGACCCCCTCGCGCGCCGCGAGTTCATGCACGGCCTGGCCGGTTTCGTGCGGGAACTCGGCGCCGGGGCGGTGCTCTCCTCGCACCTGCTCGGCGACGTGGCGCAGGTCTGCGACCACCTGGTCGTGCTCTGCGCCGCCCGCGTCCAGGTGGCCGGACCGGTCCCGGACCTGCTCGCCACGCACCACCGGACCGCCGCCGCGCCCGCCGGGGCCGAGGTGGTCTGGGCCGAGCCCGGCCGCGTCGTGGTCCGGGGCCCGGCGGTACGCGACGGCGCGCCCGTCACGCTGGAGGAGCTGGTCCTGGCGTACCTTTCCCGGGCCGCCGCCCGCCCGGCGGTGACCAGGTGA
- the helR gene encoding RNA polymerase recycling motor ATPase HelR: protein MPVIGDELNLPATSVFDLPERLSAKADPNLIAADERHFAAIADSLRRSIAELTDRLDETRRAAGGRGRQAVDRDQEVRRLSARLRTLRRYGLDLCLGRMVGADGGDPVYVGRLGLTDGAGGRLLLDWRSPAAEPFFGATHADPMGLASRRRYRWSRGRITDYWDEVFTADALAGHAALDDQSAFIASLGATRSARMRDVLGTIQADQDAIIRAGSRGALVVDGGPGTGKTVVALHRTAYLLHADPRLGERRGGVLVVGPHQPYLNYVSDVLPSLGEEDVQICTLADLVPEGAAAAPETDPEVARLKASADVVRVVDAAVRFYEEPPTTGMTVGVGDAELRLTADDWTTAFEAAGPGVPHNEARDDVWEELLTILVEKYRGDEPEEAVRRALGGDRELATAFGRAWPLLDPLDVVADLWSVPAYLRRCAPSLSVEEIRTLRRADPRAWTVADLPWLDAARRRVGDPEASLRRRRDEAVLAAQRAEMDTVVDALIASHAYDDGEGLMTMLYGEDMRTSLVDESALSVADPDLLAGPFAHVVMDEAQELTDAQWQMLLARCPSRSFTVVGDRAQARHGFTESWPQRLTRVGLDRVEVATLTVNYRTPAQVMAAAEPVIRAVLPDANVPTSIRDGAPVRYGARAELRAVVDGWLTAHGEGVACVIGDPGFPATDRVRSLSPVLAKGLEFDLVVLVDPESFGDGIAGAVDRYVAMTRATGQLVVLTGP from the coding sequence GTGCCCGTGATCGGAGACGAGTTGAATCTGCCTGCCACGAGCGTTTTCGATCTTCCCGAGCGTCTGTCGGCCAAGGCCGACCCGAACCTGATCGCCGCCGACGAGCGGCACTTCGCGGCCATCGCGGACAGCCTGCGCCGCTCGATCGCCGAGTTGACCGACCGGCTCGACGAGACACGCCGGGCCGCGGGCGGCCGGGGCCGGCAGGCGGTCGACCGGGACCAGGAGGTGCGGCGGCTGAGCGCGCGCCTGCGTACGCTGCGCCGCTACGGCCTGGACCTGTGCCTGGGCCGGATGGTCGGCGCGGACGGCGGCGACCCGGTGTACGTGGGCCGGCTCGGCCTGACCGACGGCGCGGGCGGCCGGCTGCTGCTGGACTGGCGCTCCCCCGCCGCCGAGCCGTTCTTCGGCGCGACCCACGCCGACCCGATGGGCCTGGCCAGCCGCCGCCGGTACCGGTGGAGCCGAGGGCGGATCACCGACTACTGGGACGAGGTGTTCACCGCCGACGCTCTGGCCGGGCACGCCGCGCTCGACGACCAGTCGGCGTTCATCGCCAGCCTGGGCGCGACCCGGTCGGCGCGCATGCGTGACGTGCTGGGCACCATCCAGGCCGACCAGGACGCGATCATCCGGGCCGGTTCCCGGGGCGCGCTGGTGGTCGACGGCGGTCCCGGCACCGGCAAGACGGTGGTGGCGCTGCACCGCACCGCGTACCTGCTGCACGCCGACCCGCGCCTCGGCGAGCGCCGGGGCGGGGTGCTGGTGGTCGGGCCGCACCAGCCGTACCTGAACTACGTCTCCGACGTGCTGCCCAGCCTGGGCGAGGAGGACGTGCAGATCTGCACCCTGGCCGACCTGGTGCCGGAGGGTGCGGCGGCGGCGCCGGAGACCGACCCGGAGGTGGCCCGGCTGAAGGCCTCGGCGGACGTGGTGCGGGTGGTCGACGCCGCGGTCCGGTTCTACGAGGAGCCGCCCACGACCGGGATGACAGTCGGCGTCGGAGACGCCGAGCTGCGGCTCACCGCCGACGACTGGACGACGGCGTTCGAGGCGGCCGGTCCGGGTGTTCCGCACAACGAGGCCCGTGACGACGTGTGGGAGGAACTGCTCACGATCCTGGTGGAGAAGTACCGGGGGGACGAGCCGGAGGAGGCGGTCCGCCGGGCGCTGGGGGGCGACCGGGAACTGGCCACCGCGTTCGGCCGGGCGTGGCCGCTGCTGGACCCGCTCGACGTGGTGGCCGACCTGTGGTCGGTTCCGGCCTACCTGCGCCGGTGCGCACCCTCGTTGAGCGTCGAGGAGATCCGTACGCTGCGGCGGGCCGACCCCCGGGCCTGGACGGTCGCCGACCTGCCGTGGCTGGACGCGGCCCGGCGGCGCGTCGGCGACCCGGAGGCGTCGCTGCGGCGGCGCCGTGACGAGGCGGTGCTGGCCGCGCAGCGCGCCGAGATGGACACGGTGGTCGACGCCCTGATCGCGTCGCACGCCTACGACGACGGCGAGGGTCTGATGACCATGCTGTACGGCGAGGACATGCGCACCAGCCTGGTCGACGAAAGCGCGCTGAGCGTGGCCGATCCGGACCTGCTGGCCGGGCCGTTCGCGCACGTCGTGATGGACGAGGCGCAGGAGCTGACCGACGCGCAGTGGCAGATGCTGCTGGCGCGCTGCCCGTCGCGCAGCTTCACCGTGGTCGGTGACCGGGCGCAGGCGCGGCACGGGTTCACCGAGTCGTGGCCGCAGCGGCTCACCCGGGTCGGCCTCGACCGGGTCGAGGTGGCGACGCTGACCGTCAACTACCGCACCCCGGCGCAGGTGATGGCGGCGGCCGAGCCGGTGATCCGGGCCGTGCTCCCGGATGCCAACGTGCCCACGTCCATCCGCGACGGCGCCCCGGTGCGGTACGGCGCCCGCGCCGAGCTGCGCGCGGTGGTGGACGGCTGGCTCACCGCCCACGGTGAGGGCGTCGCGTGCGTCATCGGCGATCCCGGGTTCCCGGCGACGGACCGGGTCCGGTCCCTGAGCCCCGTACTGGCCAAGGGGCTGGAGTTCGACCTGGTGGTGCTGGTCGACCCGGAGTCGTTCGGCGACGGGATCGCCGGCGCGGTGGACCGGTACGTCGCGATGACCCGGGCCACCGGCCAGTTGGTCGTGCTCACCGGTCCGTGA
- a CDS encoding flavin reductase family protein, whose product MTEPADTPVDADVEALRTLLRHQASTVTVVTAAGPPAAGFTATSFTAVSLRPPIVSFCLDLGSSSWPVVSRARHVAVHLLGHGQHEVARTFATSGIDRFAGPTRWRPGPEGVPVLDDTLAWLLCRVVDRVVVGDHAVVLAEPELLRHADVGSPLLYHRGRYAGLADTTDPGDRRSAA is encoded by the coding sequence GTGACCGAGCCCGCCGACACCCCGGTCGACGCCGACGTCGAGGCGCTGCGGACGCTGCTGCGGCACCAGGCCAGCACCGTCACAGTGGTCACCGCCGCCGGACCGCCCGCGGCCGGGTTCACCGCCACCTCGTTCACGGCGGTGTCGCTGCGACCGCCGATCGTCTCGTTCTGCCTGGACCTGGGCTCGTCGAGCTGGCCGGTGGTGTCCCGGGCCCGGCACGTCGCGGTGCACCTGCTCGGGCACGGCCAGCACGAGGTGGCCCGGACGTTCGCCACCAGCGGGATCGACAGGTTCGCCGGGCCGACCCGCTGGCGGCCCGGCCCGGAAGGGGTGCCGGTCCTCGACGACACACTGGCCTGGCTGCTGTGCCGGGTGGTGGACCGGGTGGTCGTCGGGGACCACGCCGTCGTGCTGGCCGAACCGGAACTGCTGCGGCACGCCGACGTCGGCTCGCCGTTGCTCTACCACAGGGGACGGTACGCCGGCCTGGCCGACACGACCGACCCCGGCGACCGCCGCTCCGCCGCGTGA
- a CDS encoding WYL domain-containing protein: MRVVPKTSARLLSLLSLLQARRDWPGSLLAERLRVSPRTVRRDVDRLRELGYPIESAKGPDGGYRLGAGSALPPLLFDDEQAVALTVALQTAASGVTGIEEAAARALTTVRQVMPPRLRHRVDALRVVDVQRAGTPARHRVEPALLMTLSAAVHAREELRFDYESVSTAPPDPDRPPRRVQPHHLVTWGGRWYLVAWDLDRDDWRTFRVDRISPRTPTGPRFTPRELPGGDVAAYVAGRFKGATGPGDWPCRGEVILDLPARVVSGWTRDGVVEELGPDRCRLVLGAWSWAGLAAVLGRYDADIEVVGPPELREAFARLARRYAAAAAGSPDTPGPR, from the coding sequence ATGCGTGTCGTGCCGAAGACTTCCGCCCGGCTGCTCTCGCTGCTGTCCCTGTTGCAGGCGCGACGGGACTGGCCCGGGTCGCTGCTCGCCGAACGGCTGCGGGTCAGCCCGCGTACCGTGCGCCGCGACGTCGACCGGCTGCGTGAACTGGGCTATCCGATCGAGAGCGCCAAGGGCCCGGACGGCGGCTACCGGCTGGGCGCCGGCTCCGCGCTGCCGCCGCTGCTCTTCGACGACGAGCAGGCCGTCGCGCTCACCGTGGCGTTGCAGACCGCGGCCAGCGGCGTAACGGGCATCGAGGAGGCGGCCGCGCGGGCGCTGACCACGGTGCGGCAGGTGATGCCGCCGCGGCTGCGGCACCGGGTCGACGCGCTGCGGGTGGTCGACGTGCAACGCGCCGGTACGCCCGCCCGGCACCGGGTGGAACCGGCGTTGCTGATGACGTTGAGCGCCGCCGTCCACGCCCGCGAGGAGCTGCGCTTCGACTACGAGTCGGTGTCCACCGCGCCGCCGGATCCGGACCGGCCGCCGCGCCGGGTGCAGCCGCACCACCTGGTCACCTGGGGCGGGCGCTGGTATCTCGTCGCCTGGGATCTCGACCGTGACGACTGGCGCACGTTCCGGGTCGACCGGATCAGCCCGCGTACGCCCACCGGCCCCCGGTTCACGCCCCGTGAGCTGCCCGGCGGGGACGTGGCCGCGTACGTCGCCGGGCGGTTCAAGGGCGCCACCGGGCCGGGCGACTGGCCCTGCCGGGGCGAGGTGATCCTCGACCTGCCCGCCCGGGTGGTGTCCGGGTGGACCCGCGACGGAGTCGTCGAGGAGCTGGGCCCGGACCGCTGCCGCCTGGTGCTCGGCGCCTGGTCGTGGGCCGGGCTGGCCGCCGTGCTCGGCCGCTACGACGCCGACATCGAGGTGGTCGGGCCGCCGGAGCTGCGGGAGGCGTTCGCCCGCCTGGCCCGCCGCTACGCCGCCGCCGCTGCCGGGAGCCCGGACACGCCGGGCCCCCGGTAG
- a CDS encoding response regulator transcription factor, translated as MAIRVLLADDQAMVRGGLRLILEDQPDITVVAEASDGVDAVAQARRLRPDVCLVDIRMPRLDGLQVTRALAGPEVADPLRVVVVTTFDLDEYVYGALRGGAAGFLLKDAGPALLVEAVRAAHQGDALVSPSVTVRLLRHLTPPAPSRDDRRPALSEREVEVVREIARGRTNLEIGAELFISLSTVKSHVSAVQTKLGLRNRTEIAVWAWEHRVVD; from the coding sequence ATGGCGATCCGGGTGCTGCTCGCCGACGACCAGGCGATGGTGCGCGGCGGGCTGCGGCTCATCCTGGAGGACCAGCCCGACATCACAGTGGTGGCCGAGGCGTCCGACGGCGTCGACGCGGTCGCCCAGGCCCGCCGGCTGCGTCCCGATGTCTGCCTGGTGGACATCCGGATGCCGCGGCTCGACGGGCTCCAGGTGACCCGGGCGCTCGCCGGGCCCGAGGTGGCCGACCCACTGCGGGTCGTCGTGGTCACCACGTTCGACCTGGACGAGTACGTCTACGGCGCGTTGCGCGGGGGAGCGGCCGGGTTCCTGCTCAAGGACGCCGGACCGGCCCTGCTGGTGGAGGCGGTCCGGGCGGCGCACCAGGGCGACGCGCTGGTCTCCCCGTCGGTGACGGTCCGGCTGCTGCGCCACCTGACCCCGCCCGCACCATCCCGCGACGACCGCCGCCCGGCGTTGTCCGAGCGGGAGGTCGAGGTGGTGCGCGAGATCGCCCGGGGCCGCACCAACCTGGAGATCGGTGCCGAGCTGTTCATCTCGCTGAGCACCGTCAAGAGCCACGTCTCCGCGGTGCAGACGAAGCTCGGCCTGCGCAACCGTACCGAGATCGCGGTCTGGGCGTGGGAGCACCGCGTGGTCGACTGA
- a CDS encoding TetR/AcrR family transcriptional regulator, translated as MSKERRRKADPARSLALLWRTREPASRGAGPGLSVDRIVRTAVEIADAEGIDALTMRRVSEALGVGTMSVYTYVPGKAELLDVMVDTVLGDLPRPSDVPGGWRGRLERIARDNLALYRAHPWLLRAETTRPVLGPNVLAKYDYELHAVADIGLDDVEMDAVLTLVLGHAKNAARVALDVVELERETGMTDDQWWQTHGPWLEKFMTAGSFPLAARVGTAAGMAHGAAYGPDHAFEFGLQRVLDGISVVVADRAAGEPERGKTL; from the coding sequence ATGTCGAAGGAGCGCCGGCGCAAGGCCGATCCCGCCCGCAGCCTGGCCCTTCTCTGGCGTACCCGGGAGCCGGCCAGCCGTGGCGCCGGTCCCGGTCTGAGCGTCGACCGGATCGTGCGTACCGCCGTCGAGATCGCCGACGCCGAGGGCATCGACGCGCTCACCATGCGCCGGGTCAGTGAGGCGCTGGGCGTCGGCACCATGTCCGTCTACACGTACGTGCCGGGCAAGGCGGAACTCCTGGACGTCATGGTGGACACCGTCCTCGGTGACCTGCCGCGCCCGTCCGACGTGCCGGGTGGCTGGCGCGGCCGGCTGGAGCGCATCGCGCGGGACAATCTCGCGCTCTACCGGGCCCACCCGTGGCTGCTGCGCGCCGAGACCACCCGCCCGGTGCTCGGCCCGAACGTACTGGCCAAGTACGACTACGAACTGCACGCCGTCGCGGACATCGGGCTGGACGACGTGGAGATGGACGCGGTGCTCACGCTCGTGCTGGGGCACGCCAAGAACGCGGCCCGGGTCGCGCTGGACGTGGTCGAGCTGGAGCGGGAGACCGGGATGACCGACGACCAGTGGTGGCAGACGCACGGGCCGTGGCTGGAGAAGTTCATGACCGCCGGCAGCTTCCCGCTCGCCGCGCGGGTCGGTACCGCCGCCGGGATGGCGCACGGCGCGGCGTACGGGCCGGATCACGCCTTCGAGTTCGGTCTGCAGCGGGTGCTCGACGGCATCTCCGTGGTGGTGGCCGATCGTGCCGCCGGTGAGCCGGAGCGCGGGAAGACCTTGTAA
- a CDS encoding DinB family protein, translating to MTDTTTTPTTTTPTTLDAERADLLAELADARNMLINTVRGLTDEQAGQKPTVSALCLGGLIKHVASTEEAWLRFVVEGPSAMSFALPEGVTWEDFMSGQARELPQWAIERGRDFQMLPEDTLPAILDRYARVAARTEEIVAGVEDLSATWPVPDAPWNEPGSVRSIRRVLIHVIAETTQHAGHADILRESIDGQTTT from the coding sequence ATGACCGACACCACGACGACCCCCACCACCACGACCCCCACCACCCTGGACGCCGAGCGGGCCGACTTGCTGGCCGAGCTGGCCGACGCGCGGAACATGCTGATCAACACGGTGCGTGGCCTGACCGACGAGCAGGCCGGGCAGAAGCCGACGGTCAGCGCGCTCTGCCTGGGCGGGCTGATCAAACACGTCGCGTCCACCGAGGAGGCGTGGCTGCGGTTCGTGGTCGAGGGCCCGTCGGCGATGTCCTTCGCCCTGCCCGAGGGCGTCACCTGGGAGGACTTCATGTCCGGCCAGGCCCGCGAGCTGCCGCAGTGGGCGATCGAGCGGGGACGGGACTTCCAGATGCTGCCCGAGGACACGCTGCCGGCCATTCTGGACCGGTACGCCCGCGTCGCCGCCCGTACCGAGGAGATCGTCGCCGGCGTCGAGGACCTGTCGGCGACCTGGCCGGTGCCGGACGCGCCGTGGAACGAGCCGGGCTCGGTGCGCAGCATCCGGCGGGTGCTGATCCACGTCATCGCCGAGACCACCCAGCATGCCGGGCACGCGGACATCCTGCGCGAGAGCATCGACGGCCAGACCACCACCTGA
- a CDS encoding ATP-binding cassette domain-containing protein: MEHAILAEGLRKRYGDNVALDGFDLRVPPGTVCGLLGPNGAGKTTAVRILATLLRFDAGRAEVAGYDVAGQADRVRHRIGLVGQHPAVDEALSGRESLVIFGRLFHLDRAAARRRATELLDRFGLADAGGRPVRTYSGGMRRRLDLAAGMILAPSVLFLDEPTTALDPRGRNEVWEAVRDLVRAGTTVLLTTQYLDEADQLADRVCVLDAGRVIAEGTPDALKSRLGGDRIDLVVRDAADLATAAARLRAVAVAEPALDPDRRAVSAQVGDRAGALTEVLRALDADGVVVADVALRRPTLDEVFLQLTGASAAARTGVEVTA, from the coding sequence GTGGAACACGCAATCCTCGCGGAGGGCCTGCGCAAGCGGTACGGGGACAACGTGGCGCTGGACGGCTTCGACCTGCGGGTGCCGCCGGGCACCGTGTGCGGGCTGCTCGGCCCGAACGGGGCGGGCAAGACCACAGCCGTGCGCATCCTGGCCACGCTGCTGCGCTTCGACGCCGGGCGGGCCGAGGTGGCCGGCTACGACGTGGCGGGGCAGGCCGACCGGGTGCGTCACCGCATCGGCCTGGTCGGCCAGCACCCGGCGGTGGACGAGGCACTGAGCGGCCGGGAGAGCCTGGTGATCTTCGGGCGCCTGTTCCACCTGGACCGGGCCGCTGCGCGACGGCGGGCCACCGAACTGCTCGACCGGTTCGGGCTCGCCGACGCGGGCGGACGGCCGGTCCGCACGTACTCCGGTGGCATGCGCCGCCGCCTCGACCTGGCCGCAGGCATGATCCTCGCGCCGTCGGTGCTGTTCCTCGACGAGCCGACCACGGCGCTGGACCCGCGCGGGCGCAACGAGGTGTGGGAGGCGGTACGGGACCTGGTACGCGCCGGCACCACGGTGTTGCTGACCACGCAGTACCTGGACGAGGCCGACCAGCTGGCCGACCGCGTCTGCGTGCTCGACGCCGGGCGGGTGATCGCCGAGGGCACCCCTGATGCGCTCAAGTCCCGCCTCGGCGGCGACCGGATCGACCTGGTCGTCCGCGACGCCGCCGACCTGGCCACCGCCGCCGCCCGGCTGCGCGCGGTCGCCGTGGCCGAACCGGCGCTTGATCCGGACCGGCGGGCGGTCAGCGCCCAGGTCGGCGACCGGGCCGGCGCGCTCACCGAGGTGCTGCGCGCGCTGGACGCCGACGGCGTGGTCGTGGCCGACGTGGCGCTGCGCCGGCCCACTCTGGACGAGGTGTTCCTCCAGCTCACCGGCGCGTCGGCCGCCGCCCGTACCGGCGTGGAGGTGACCGCGTGA
- a CDS encoding putative sulfate exporter family transporter — protein MAATPEPAVRSTAAGPSVASTEDAPAAATSVDRPDGTPSIAPPPADLRSGAFWGWTALGLLVVLGLAALTRYLEQNVPLWAEGSAIEDVAGAVEYPVYAILLGLLGNLVVTVSGLRDRISAAFRTEFFIKTGLVLLGASINLAVIASAAGPAIAQALLLISGVFLFTWWLAGRFGLDEKLRALLASAVSICGVSAAIAAAGAVRARREQLAYTASLVIAFALPSIFLLPWLADVLGLSDAVAGAWIGGNIDTTAAVTAAGALAGEDALQIASIVKVTQNALMGVVAVALTAYFALRVERRPDSPRPGLGELWRRFPKFVLGFVAASVIATWYLDAAGSDGKATMAIVTDLRVWFLILAFVSIGLEVRVSSLREAGWRPVTVFGAATVFNLVLALGLASVLFHGFTV, from the coding sequence ATGGCCGCCACCCCGGAGCCCGCCGTCCGCAGCACCGCCGCCGGGCCGTCCGTGGCCTCCACCGAGGACGCCCCGGCCGCCGCGACCTCGGTGGACCGGCCGGACGGTACGCCGTCGATCGCCCCGCCCCCGGCCGACCTGCGCTCCGGCGCGTTCTGGGGCTGGACCGCACTGGGTCTGCTGGTGGTGCTCGGTCTCGCCGCGCTCACCCGCTACCTGGAACAGAACGTGCCGCTATGGGCCGAGGGCAGCGCGATCGAGGACGTGGCCGGCGCGGTCGAGTACCCGGTCTACGCGATCCTGCTCGGCCTGCTCGGCAACCTCGTCGTCACCGTGTCCGGCCTGCGGGACCGGATCTCCGCCGCGTTCCGTACCGAGTTCTTCATCAAGACCGGCCTGGTGCTGCTCGGCGCCTCGATCAACCTCGCCGTGATCGCGAGCGCCGCCGGTCCCGCCATCGCCCAGGCGCTGCTGCTGATCAGCGGCGTGTTCCTGTTCACCTGGTGGCTGGCCGGGCGGTTCGGCCTGGACGAGAAGCTGCGGGCGCTGCTCGCCTCGGCGGTGTCGATCTGCGGAGTGAGCGCCGCCATCGCTGCCGCCGGCGCGGTGCGGGCACGAAGGGAACAGCTCGCGTACACGGCCAGCCTGGTCATCGCGTTCGCGCTGCCGTCGATCTTCCTGCTGCCCTGGCTGGCCGACGTGCTCGGCCTCTCCGACGCGGTCGCCGGCGCCTGGATCGGCGGCAACATCGACACCACCGCCGCCGTCACCGCCGCCGGCGCGCTCGCCGGTGAGGACGCGCTGCAGATCGCCAGCATCGTCAAGGTCACCCAGAACGCGCTGATGGGCGTGGTAGCGGTCGCCCTCACCGCGTACTTCGCGCTGCGCGTGGAACGCCGCCCGGACTCCCCGCGCCCCGGGCTCGGCGAGCTGTGGCGCCGGTTCCCGAAGTTCGTCCTCGGGTTCGTCGCCGCCTCGGTGATCGCCACCTGGTACCTCGACGCGGCCGGGTCGGACGGCAAGGCCACCATGGCGATCGTCACCGACCTGCGCGTCTGGTTCCTCATCCTGGCGTTCGTCAGCATCGGCCTCGAGGTCCGTGTGTCGTCGCTGCGCGAGGCCGGCTGGCGGCCGGTGACCGTGTTCGGCGCCGCCACCGTGTTCAACCTGGTGCTGGCGCTCGGACTGGCGTCGGTGCTGTTCCACGGCTTCACGGTCTGA
- a CDS encoding histidine kinase, whose product MATERLTRVAATAGLAVVLLAAIGVQAVAIAASWGLRYWLAGGAAAVVVGVLALVRHRQRVVTATAGLVVTASVVAAARLADLPTEPGPALALASAVLVGSAVRALPPLPAGLIAAGGLAVAAGAWAAARPGAGGSGVVALNALCWLGGAATGLTLRLLDERARATAERVRRDERLELARELHDVVAHHVTGIVVQAQAAHLVGRRDPARATASLAGIEAAGGEALRAMRRLVGVLRDTADAPPASAGTEQIEELVERFRRQGPPVRLWLPEETAWPPEVTSTVHRIVREALTNVARHAPHAGQVTVDVVREPDAVVVEVTDDASGAPAESRGGYGLIGLRERVEALGGTLHAGPRPGAGWSVRASVPCGRQ is encoded by the coding sequence ATGGCTACCGAACGGCTCACCCGGGTGGCGGCGACGGCGGGACTCGCCGTGGTGCTGCTCGCCGCGATCGGCGTCCAGGCGGTGGCGATCGCCGCGAGCTGGGGCCTGCGGTACTGGCTCGCCGGCGGCGCGGCCGCCGTCGTGGTCGGCGTGCTCGCTCTGGTACGCCACAGGCAGCGCGTCGTCACCGCCACCGCCGGCCTCGTCGTCACCGCGTCGGTGGTCGCCGCCGCCCGGCTGGCCGACCTGCCGACCGAGCCGGGGCCCGCGCTGGCGCTGGCGTCGGCGGTCCTGGTCGGATCGGCGGTACGCGCGTTGCCGCCGCTGCCCGCCGGACTGATCGCCGCCGGTGGCCTCGCGGTGGCGGCCGGGGCGTGGGCGGCGGCCCGGCCGGGCGCGGGCGGTTCCGGGGTGGTCGCGCTCAACGCCCTGTGCTGGCTCGGCGGCGCCGCCACCGGGCTCACGCTGCGGCTGCTCGACGAGCGGGCCCGGGCCACGGCCGAGCGGGTACGCCGCGACGAGCGCCTGGAGTTGGCCCGGGAACTACACGACGTGGTGGCCCACCACGTCACCGGCATCGTGGTGCAGGCGCAGGCCGCCCACCTGGTCGGGCGGCGTGATCCGGCGCGCGCCACGGCGTCGCTGGCCGGGATCGAGGCGGCCGGCGGCGAGGCGCTGCGGGCCATGCGCCGCCTGGTCGGGGTGCTGCGCGACACCGCCGACGCGCCCCCGGCCTCGGCCGGGACCGAGCAGATCGAGGAGCTGGTCGAGCGGTTCCGCCGGCAGGGCCCGCCGGTGCGGCTGTGGCTACCGGAGGAGACGGCCTGGCCGCCGGAGGTCACCAGCACCGTGCACCGGATCGTCCGGGAGGCGCTGACCAACGTGGCCCGTCACGCCCCGCACGCCGGGCAGGTCACTGTGGACGTGGTGCGGGAGCCGGACGCGGTGGTTGTCGAGGTGACCGACGACGCGTCCGGCGCGCCCGCCGAGTCCCGGGGCGGATACGGACTGATCGGCCTGCGGGAGCGCGTCGAGGCCCTCGGCGGCACGCTGCACGCCGGACCGCGCCCCGGCGCCGGGTGGTCGGTGCGGGCCTCCGTGCCGTGCGGGCGGCAGTGA